The region GTATTTAAGTTCTATCCAGTTATTAATGAAATCATCTGTAAATACGCCACCTTCAGTCAAATAACTGTTGTCACTTTTTAATGCCTCTAGAGCATCGTTTAATGAGGAGGGAACAGTGTCTATTTTTGCTAATTCATCTGATGGGAGTTCAAAGAGGTCAACATCGACTCCATCTCCCGGGTCAATTTGATTCTTGATTCCATCAATACCTGCCATCATCATTGCTGAAAAAGCAATGTAAGGGTTAGCTAAGGCATCACCAGAACGGAATTCAAGTCTCTTTGCTTTAGGACTTGGTCCGGTTAAAGGAATTCTTACTGCAGCTGATCTATTGCCTTGTGAATAAACTAAATTTACTGGAGCTTCGAAACCTGGAACTAATCTTTTGTAGCTATTGGTGGTTGGATTTGTGAATGCTAGAAAAGAAGGAGCATGCTTAAGTATTCCTCCTATATACCATTTAGCCGTTTGAGATAAATTGGCGTAGGTGCCCTCTCCGTAAAATAAAGGTTGACCGCCTTTCCATAAGCTTTGGTGAACATGCATTCCTGTTCCATTGTCATTGAAGACTGGTTTAGGCATAAAAGTTGCAGTCTTTCCATATTTTTTGGCTACATTTCTTACTATGTATTTGTAAATCATTACATTGTCTGCTGCGTTTATTAGAGGAGCAAATTTCATTCCCAATTCATGTTGGCCAGCTCCGGCTACTTCATGGTGATGTTTCTCAATTGGTATTCCCAATTCACCCATCAGCAGAAGCATCTCAGACCTCATGTCTTGAGCTGTATCGTTAGGGGAGACTGGGAAATATCCTTCTTTTAGTTGAATTTTATATCCAAGATTTCCTCCTTCCTCTACCCTCCCTGTATTCCATGGGGCTTCTATGGTATCTACGCTGTAAAAACTTCCACCTTCACCTGAGTTATATCTGACATCATCGAAAATAAAGAATTCTGGTTCAGGGCCGAAGAAGGCTGCATCTGCAACACTCGTGCTTCCTAAATAATCCAATGCTTTTTGTGCCAATGCTCTTGGACATCTGGCATAGGGCTCTCCACTTCTTGGCTCTTGAATTGAGCAAATAAGGCTGAGAGTTTTATGGTGATAAAAAGGGTCTATCCAGCTTGTGGAAGGATCTGGAACCATCGCCATATCAGATTCGTTTATAGCTTTCCAACCGCGAATGGAAGAGCCATCAAATGCAAGTCCTTCTGTAAAAGAGCTTTCTTCAATGAGATCTGAAGCTACGGTTAAATGTTGCCATTTACCGTGTAAGTCAGCGAATTTTAAATCTATTAGCTCGATGCCCTCATCCTTGATTTGACGTAGAACATCTTGAGAGGTCTTGCTCATGATGAATTTAATTTGCAACAGATATACTTAATTATGAACGTAATAACCGATTGCATCTCTTTTTGTATTAAGAAGCACTTTTTTTAGATTTTTAACAGAAAACTTTGATTGTTTTTTGTCTAGTAGGACAATTCTAGCAAATTCCTATTGCAATACCTAAAAAAAACACCCCGACTTTGCCTATCGCCTTTTAGGCTCTTATAGATATAAAAAGCGATCTGTTTTCTTGGCCACTCAAATTCTTCCTTCTGTTGATAATCAACATCGTAAAGATTTTGGTCCAACTGTCTCTCCTGAAAGGTTATTGCTTGGGCCTGGCCC is a window of Prochlorococcus marinus str. MIT 0917 DNA encoding:
- the glnA gene encoding type I glutamate--ammonia ligase; amino-acid sequence: MSKTSQDVLRQIKDEGIELIDLKFADLHGKWQHLTVASDLIEESSFTEGLAFDGSSIRGWKAINESDMAMVPDPSTSWIDPFYHHKTLSLICSIQEPRSGEPYARCPRALAQKALDYLGSTSVADAAFFGPEPEFFIFDDVRYNSGEGGSFYSVDTIEAPWNTGRVEEGGNLGYKIQLKEGYFPVSPNDTAQDMRSEMLLLMGELGIPIEKHHHEVAGAGQHELGMKFAPLINAADNVMIYKYIVRNVAKKYGKTATFMPKPVFNDNGTGMHVHQSLWKGGQPLFYGEGTYANLSQTAKWYIGGILKHAPSFLAFTNPTTNSYKRLVPGFEAPVNLVYSQGNRSAAVRIPLTGPSPKAKRLEFRSGDALANPYIAFSAMMMAGIDGIKNQIDPGDGVDVDLFELPSDELAKIDTVPSSLNDALEALKSDNSYLTEGGVFTDDFINNWIELKYEEVQQLRQRPHPHEFTMYYDA